From the Methanomassiliicoccus luminyensis B10 genome, one window contains:
- a CDS encoding V-type ATP synthase subunit E family protein — MALDKVANEILENAQQEANLRIQRAEEERARIMKDADSEIEKIQRQEEKDLQEAILRMRRQELSSAELEAKKVVLNKRKEVLNRTFEETLQDLSAMGPKEKSALYKKILAEGKKVISRPKVYCPTGEADLLAGLRGAASLTEIDMEPGLLIESEDGTVRLDLRFRTILESIWDKELKNVSNILFE; from the coding sequence ATGGCATTGGATAAAGTAGCCAACGAGATCCTGGAGAACGCACAGCAGGAGGCCAACCTCCGCATCCAACGGGCCGAGGAAGAAAGGGCCAGGATAATGAAGGACGCCGACTCCGAGATCGAGAAGATTCAGAGGCAGGAAGAGAAGGACCTCCAAGAGGCCATCCTTCGCATGAGGCGGCAGGAACTGTCCAGTGCCGAACTGGAGGCCAAAAAGGTCGTCCTCAACAAAAGGAAGGAGGTCCTGAACAGGACCTTCGAGGAGACGCTCCAGGACCTTTCGGCGATGGGCCCCAAAGAGAAATCCGCCCTGTACAAGAAGATACTGGCCGAGGGCAAGAAGGTCATCTCCCGCCCCAAGGTGTACTGCCCCACGGGCGAGGCCGACCTACTGGCCGGTCTGCGGGGGGCCGCCTCGCTGACCGAGATCGACATGGAGCCCGGCCTGCTCATCGAGAGCGAGGACGGGACGGTGCGGCTGGACCTCCGCTTCCGGACCATCCTGGAAAGCATCTGGGACAAGGAGCTGAAGAACGTATCGAACATATTGTTCGAGTGA
- a CDS encoding V-type ATP synthase subunit I has translation MSRILVVGTKDKLPATVNLLYSLEKVHVIDFSPETEGFTLGAPLPEASDASHKLLKLRSAEKDLDIVPVKGGECMPVSKVKADLGSTVAEIESDVQSVAESKNTRQGQLNEMEGRLAALRPYRSIPLDLEAYRGYSCLSVITGNVHSDPEPGLRDALNGEYELFTTEDGTFIALFVPIAMAEEAQRVLAQYGFSQTAVPDGTGNPREVASKLEADISCARKDLEETEQKLSELREKHAAAILASDEYLSIEVEKAELPIRMGASAHSFILEAWVPTRSFDDICKAFSDSFGDSIHIEVLENKERKHHEEPAEEHEDVGMFATDEGNEPASEEAPVSLKHGKLAGRFTYFTNLYSTPSYNEIDPTILLSIFFPLFFGFMVGDVGYAIPFIILGALGLKMCVSKDWRAIATMLFYGGLWSAFFGLFLFGDMMGIEFTNVHSGGSEGMWSVTWAELLGIDIPHTLFTIGGFDVNLGYVTKLGNVTLLLYATLWVGLAHLIFGLILGMYNIAIRHGIKHAIMEKGSWLMIFLGFACLLPVIIDVFISGHDLIITENIGFLLGIGLFIAGLVLAVVGEGGIVLMEIPEVLSNVISYARLAAIGMSKAGMALAFNYMSIGMLAAGVGGAASATDVLILIAALAIFVVGHLMIFIMAIISAGIHGIRLQYVEFFKKFYTGGGLEFNPLKINRKYTVEE, from the coding sequence ATGAGTAGGATCTTGGTCGTAGGGACCAAGGACAAATTGCCGGCGACCGTGAACCTTCTCTATAGCCTGGAGAAGGTCCACGTTATTGATTTCTCTCCCGAGACGGAAGGCTTCACTCTCGGAGCGCCGCTCCCGGAGGCCTCCGACGCCTCGCACAAGCTTCTCAAGCTGCGGTCCGCTGAAAAGGACCTTGACATCGTGCCTGTAAAGGGAGGGGAGTGCATGCCGGTCTCCAAGGTCAAGGCCGACCTCGGTTCGACCGTCGCGGAGATCGAGTCCGACGTCCAGTCAGTGGCCGAGTCGAAAAATACCCGACAGGGTCAGCTGAACGAGATGGAGGGCCGTCTGGCCGCTCTCCGGCCTTACCGGAGCATCCCCCTGGACCTTGAGGCTTACAGAGGCTATAGCTGCCTCAGCGTGATCACCGGCAACGTCCACTCCGATCCCGAACCGGGCCTGAGGGATGCGCTCAACGGCGAATACGAGCTCTTCACCACTGAGGACGGTACTTTCATCGCCTTGTTCGTGCCCATCGCCATGGCCGAAGAGGCCCAGCGTGTCCTCGCCCAGTATGGGTTCTCTCAGACCGCGGTGCCCGACGGGACGGGCAACCCCCGTGAAGTGGCCTCCAAGCTGGAGGCCGACATCTCATGCGCCAGAAAGGACCTCGAAGAGACCGAGCAGAAGCTATCCGAGCTGCGGGAGAAGCATGCCGCCGCGATCCTCGCTTCCGACGAGTACCTGAGCATCGAGGTGGAGAAGGCCGAACTGCCCATCCGCATGGGCGCTTCCGCACATTCCTTCATCCTGGAGGCCTGGGTCCCCACCAGGTCCTTCGACGATATCTGCAAGGCCTTCTCCGATAGTTTTGGCGATTCCATTCACATTGAGGTGCTGGAGAACAAGGAGCGGAAGCATCATGAGGAGCCCGCGGAGGAGCACGAGGATGTGGGCATGTTCGCCACCGATGAGGGCAACGAGCCTGCTTCCGAGGAGGCCCCGGTATCACTGAAGCACGGCAAGCTCGCCGGCCGCTTCACTTACTTTACGAACTTGTATTCCACTCCAAGCTACAATGAGATCGACCCCACCATACTGCTGTCGATCTTCTTCCCGCTATTCTTCGGGTTCATGGTGGGTGACGTGGGGTACGCCATCCCGTTCATCATCCTCGGCGCACTGGGCCTGAAGATGTGTGTCAGCAAGGACTGGCGCGCCATCGCCACCATGTTGTTCTACGGCGGTTTGTGGTCCGCCTTCTTCGGATTGTTCCTGTTCGGCGACATGATGGGCATCGAGTTCACCAATGTCCACTCCGGAGGCTCGGAGGGCATGTGGTCCGTCACGTGGGCCGAGCTTCTCGGCATCGATATCCCCCATACGCTTTTCACCATCGGCGGTTTCGATGTGAACCTTGGGTACGTTACCAAGCTGGGCAACGTCACGCTGCTGCTGTACGCGACCTTGTGGGTCGGCCTCGCCCACCTGATCTTCGGGCTGATCCTGGGCATGTATAACATCGCCATCCGCCACGGCATAAAGCATGCCATCATGGAGAAGGGATCGTGGCTGATGATCTTCCTGGGCTTCGCCTGCTTGCTCCCCGTCATCATCGACGTGTTCATCAGCGGCCATGATCTGATAATCACCGAGAACATCGGGTTCCTGCTGGGCATAGGGCTCTTCATAGCCGGCCTCGTGCTGGCGGTCGTGGGAGAGGGCGGGATCGTCCTCATGGAGATCCCGGAGGTCCTCAGCAACGTGATATCCTATGCTCGTCTGGCAGCGATAGGGATGTCCAAGGCCGGAATGGCCCTGGCGTTCAACTACATGTCCATCGGGATGCTCGCGGCCGGCGTCGGCGGGGCAGCTTCGGCCACGGACGTGCTCATACTGATAGCCGCTCTTGCCATATTCGTCGTCGGTCACCTGATGATCTTCATCATGGCGATAATCTCGGCCGGCATACACGGCATAAGGTTGCAGTATGTCGAATTCTTTAAGAAATTCTATACCGGAGGCGGGTTGGAGTTCAACCCCTTGAAGATTAACCGCAAGTACACAGTGGAGGAATGA
- a CDS encoding V-type ATP synthase subunit D, which yields MPVNEVKPTRSELLEVKRKIKLTKSGYKILKMKRDGLILEFFKILEQAKQIREKVTKDHAAAMDRIAVAQSVDGAIAVKSAAFAHRAHPEISLRSKNVMGLVVPEIETNSIKSTVDQRGYGVIGTSTYIDEATTAFENLVETLVQAAEVETTMKKLLDEIEKTKRRVNALEYKVIPELQEAEGFIELRLEEMERENIFRLKRIKDKAEAKGEISS from the coding sequence ATGCCGGTGAACGAGGTCAAGCCAACCCGGTCTGAGCTGCTCGAGGTCAAGCGCAAGATAAAGCTGACCAAGTCAGGCTACAAGATCCTCAAGATGAAGAGGGATGGCCTGATCCTCGAGTTCTTCAAGATCCTGGAGCAGGCCAAGCAGATACGCGAGAAGGTGACGAAGGACCACGCCGCGGCCATGGACCGCATCGCCGTGGCCCAGTCCGTGGACGGCGCCATCGCCGTCAAGTCGGCGGCCTTCGCTCATCGCGCGCATCCCGAGATCTCCCTGCGCTCCAAGAACGTCATGGGGCTGGTGGTGCCGGAGATCGAGACCAACAGCATCAAGAGCACCGTGGACCAGCGCGGCTACGGTGTGATCGGCACCTCCACCTACATCGACGAAGCGACCACGGCATTCGAGAACCTGGTGGAGACGCTGGTGCAGGCGGCCGAGGTCGAGACCACCATGAAGAAGCTCCTGGACGAGATCGAGAAGACCAAGAGGCGCGTCAACGCTCTGGAGTACAAGGTCATCCCTGAGCTCCAGGAGGCCGAGGGTTTCATCGAGCTCCGCCTCGAGGAGATGGAGAGGGAGAACATCTTCAGACTGAAGCGCATCAAGGACAAGGCCGAGGCGAAAGGTGAAATCTCTTCGTAA
- a CDS encoding RNA-binding domain-containing protein, with product MPKITAQARSYPTEDREKVRQSLLAIFPGSEVEETEKGLTAITMSGDKLRQIILDTHIRDSARSVMLRGRDGSSTKFRLNKQAALMGKVSFLEGGAALGGIDVTVEDDDIDGAIDFLAESTLDGRGSEDEE from the coding sequence ATGCCCAAGATAACCGCCCAGGCCAGATCGTACCCCACCGAGGACCGGGAGAAGGTGCGCCAGTCCCTGCTGGCCATATTCCCCGGCAGCGAGGTCGAGGAGACCGAGAAGGGGCTGACGGCCATCACCATGTCGGGGGACAAGCTCCGGCAGATCATACTTGACACTCACATCCGCGATTCCGCCCGGTCCGTCATGCTGCGCGGCAGGGACGGCAGCTCCACCAAGTTCCGCCTGAACAAGCAGGCCGCGCTCATGGGCAAAGTGTCGTTCCTGGAGGGCGGCGCCGCCCTGGGCGGCATCGACGTCACCGTGGAGGATGACGACATTGACGGGGCCATCGACTTCCTGGCCGAGAGCACCTTGGACGGGAGAGGATCGGAGGACGAGGAATGA
- the ahaC gene encoding ATP synthase A1 subunit C — MIGLGRKRGNYAYATARVKAQKSLLLTKDNYPKLLMMDLNEIGRFMGETQYKVEMTELASQYSGVDLIELGTSRNLARTYRTIIGFCTGELKEMIASYLMRWDVWNIKTILRGKHSGATQEEILEDLVPAGILDEEYLKGLLALDGPSEVLDALRKKGGFGVPEDVVATFEKSGTIAPVEDYLDKIYYVKLQDAILPNTKPKKLFLTFIEREIDVSNLRTLLKLKQAGLPLDKVRPYFIEGGRYLNVKELSRLAAIDSFDQMVDELSKLPFYDDIKEGLDKAKRTGSLNDVMLSLQKYLTKEAESFSLLYPLSVLPVINYIIRKKVEVDNLRIIARGKASGMDPDVIKNLLVI, encoded by the coding sequence ATGATTGGACTAGGTCGTAAAAGAGGCAACTACGCGTACGCGACCGCGAGGGTCAAAGCACAGAAGAGCCTCCTGCTGACCAAGGACAACTACCCGAAGCTGCTGATGATGGACCTCAACGAGATAGGCAGGTTCATGGGGGAGACCCAGTACAAGGTGGAGATGACCGAGCTGGCCTCCCAGTACTCGGGGGTCGACCTCATTGAGCTTGGCACTTCTCGGAACCTCGCGCGCACGTACCGGACCATCATCGGGTTCTGCACCGGGGAGCTTAAGGAAATGATAGCCTCCTACCTCATGAGGTGGGATGTCTGGAACATCAAGACCATCTTGCGCGGCAAGCACTCCGGCGCGACCCAGGAGGAGATCCTGGAGGACCTGGTCCCCGCCGGCATACTGGACGAGGAGTACCTCAAAGGCCTCCTTGCCCTGGACGGCCCGTCCGAGGTCCTGGACGCCCTCCGCAAGAAGGGCGGGTTCGGCGTACCGGAGGACGTGGTGGCAACGTTCGAGAAGAGCGGCACCATAGCGCCGGTGGAGGACTATCTTGACAAGATATACTATGTCAAGCTTCAGGACGCCATATTGCCCAACACCAAGCCCAAGAAGCTGTTCCTGACGTTCATAGAACGTGAGATAGACGTGTCCAACCTGAGGACCCTGCTCAAGCTGAAGCAGGCCGGTCTGCCCCTGGACAAGGTCCGCCCCTACTTCATCGAGGGCGGCAGATACCTGAACGTCAAGGAGCTCAGCAGGCTGGCCGCGATAGACTCGTTCGACCAGATGGTCGACGAACTTTCCAAACTTCCCTTCTACGACGACATCAAGGAGGGTCTGGACAAGGCCAAGAGGACCGGGTCCCTCAACGATGTCATGCTGAGCTTGCAGAAGTACCTGACCAAGGAGGCGGAGAGCTTCTCCCTCCTGTACCCGCTATCGGTCCTGCCGGTGATCAACTATATTATCAGGAAGAAGGTCGAAGTGGACAACCTCAGGATAATCGCCCGCGGAAAGGCCTCCGGGATGGACCCTGATGTCATAAAGAACCTGCTGGTGATCTGA
- a CDS encoding sugar phosphate isomerase/epimerase family protein, whose translation MIAASSPYFSMIPFPEALEKVASKFRAWEIVAEGLHRLPDIERQFLELTPSYDLEFSVHAPMSDINIGSLSVKMREASMTELRGSMEAGRRMGLDLFTVHPGFLTPLGFVAQQKVRETTRSSLEQLDKLSRELGVRIAFENMPKAPTCLASTPQDLAWFIEGTDLGICWDIGHANTMGLVEEFLELQDRFINMHVHDNMGQWDEHLPVGSGTVDFPKVLKGLRNYRGRYVVESRGFEDGVLGKERLEALL comes from the coding sequence ATGATCGCCGCGTCATCGCCGTACTTTTCCATGATCCCCTTCCCCGAGGCCCTGGAGAAGGTGGCGTCTAAGTTCCGGGCCTGGGAGATCGTGGCCGAGGGCCTCCACCGCCTCCCGGACATAGAGAGGCAGTTCCTCGAGCTGACCCCATCGTACGATCTGGAGTTCTCGGTCCACGCCCCCATGAGCGACATCAACATCGGCTCGCTGAGCGTCAAGATGAGGGAGGCGTCGATGACGGAGCTCAGGGGGAGCATGGAGGCCGGCCGCCGCATGGGCCTCGACCTCTTCACCGTCCACCCCGGGTTCCTCACTCCGCTGGGCTTCGTGGCGCAACAGAAGGTCAGGGAGACCACCCGCTCTTCCCTCGAGCAGCTGGACAAGTTGTCACGCGAGCTGGGGGTGAGGATAGCGTTCGAGAACATGCCGAAGGCGCCGACCTGCCTGGCCTCCACGCCCCAGGACCTGGCGTGGTTCATCGAAGGCACCGACCTCGGCATCTGCTGGGACATCGGGCACGCCAACACCATGGGCCTGGTGGAGGAGTTCCTGGAGCTGCAGGACCGCTTCATCAACATGCACGTCCACGACAACATGGGGCAGTGGGACGAGCACCTCCCGGTCGGCAGCGGCACCGTGGACTTCCCCAAGGTGCTCAAGGGGCTGCGCAACTACCGCGGGCGGTACGTGGTGGAGTCGCGCGGCTTCGAGGACGGGGTGCTCGGCAAGGAGAGGCTCGAAGCGCTTCTCTAA
- a CDS encoding DNA-directed DNA polymerase II small subunit, with protein MRDRILDELANEGILLEPEAAELVLATDDPLGFTRSVLASMTQQPLVLTAEHIHGFRPSPSVPAPVVPEALHELRNGPTVPTRITCSEIKVLKDITGNSTCEGNIIDFARCFNDRFKKIKRMLARRHELAGCVSVAKATKFDREVRMIGMVNEVRTTKNGHKLIEVEDEEGRCPVLILKDNPFAQDSIVSDEVIGIVGKSAKKGDMVVLNELIRPDVPLRGGGMQPSDSSASIAFMSDVHVGSNTFLKTPWDNMMHWLKTEGKDEIQYLVVPGDVVDGIGIFPGQEEELEIDDIFMQYQALAELLKEVPDGIKLMVQPGNHDAVRPAEPQPTFPKELVNMFDSSILFVGNPCYFEVEDRKILSYHGRSLDDWVGAVQGLNYNNPLEGMKEMLKRRHLAPLYGGRTAMAPEKEDYLVIDEVPDIFVAGHVHGAGITDYRGVKLICASTWQAQTPFQRMHNFNPDPGKLPIVHLGTGRAKMLDFS; from the coding sequence ATGAGGGACCGGATTCTTGATGAGCTTGCCAACGAGGGCATTTTACTGGAGCCCGAGGCCGCGGAGCTGGTCCTAGCCACCGATGACCCCTTGGGCTTCACCCGATCAGTGCTGGCCTCGATGACCCAGCAGCCTCTGGTCCTGACGGCGGAGCACATCCACGGGTTCCGCCCCTCGCCGTCCGTGCCGGCGCCGGTGGTCCCCGAGGCGCTGCACGAGCTGAGGAACGGCCCCACGGTCCCGACGCGCATCACCTGCTCGGAGATCAAGGTCCTCAAGGACATCACCGGGAACTCCACTTGCGAGGGCAACATCATCGATTTCGCACGGTGCTTCAACGACCGCTTCAAGAAGATCAAGAGGATGCTGGCCAGGCGGCACGAGCTGGCCGGGTGCGTGTCCGTGGCCAAGGCCACCAAGTTCGACCGCGAGGTCCGCATGATCGGGATGGTCAACGAGGTCCGCACCACCAAGAACGGGCACAAGCTCATCGAGGTGGAGGACGAGGAGGGCCGCTGCCCCGTCCTGATACTCAAGGACAACCCCTTCGCCCAGGACAGCATCGTGTCCGACGAGGTCATCGGCATCGTGGGGAAGTCGGCCAAGAAGGGGGACATGGTCGTCCTCAACGAGCTGATACGCCCCGACGTGCCGCTGCGGGGGGGCGGGATGCAGCCGAGCGATTCGTCCGCGTCCATCGCCTTCATGTCCGACGTGCACGTCGGCTCCAACACCTTCCTCAAGACGCCGTGGGACAACATGATGCACTGGCTCAAGACCGAGGGCAAGGACGAGATCCAGTACCTGGTAGTGCCGGGCGACGTGGTCGACGGCATCGGCATATTCCCCGGCCAGGAGGAGGAACTGGAGATCGATGACATCTTCATGCAGTACCAGGCCCTGGCCGAGCTGCTGAAGGAGGTGCCCGACGGCATCAAGCTGATGGTGCAGCCGGGCAACCACGACGCCGTCCGGCCGGCCGAGCCGCAGCCCACCTTCCCCAAGGAACTGGTCAATATGTTCGATTCCTCCATCCTCTTCGTCGGCAACCCCTGCTACTTCGAGGTGGAGGACCGCAAGATACTGTCGTACCACGGCCGCAGCCTGGATGATTGGGTCGGCGCGGTCCAGGGGCTCAACTACAACAACCCCCTGGAGGGGATGAAGGAGATGCTGAAGCGCAGGCACCTCGCCCCCCTGTACGGCGGGAGGACGGCGATGGCCCCGGAGAAGGAGGATTACCTCGTGATCGACGAGGTGCCGGACATCTTCGTGGCCGGCCATGTGCACGGGGCCGGCATCACCGACTACCGCGGGGTGAAGCTCATATGCGCGTCCACCTGGCAGGCCCAGACGCCGTTCCAGAGGATGCACAACTTCAATCCCGATCCCGGGAAGCTGCCGATAGTGCACCTCGGCACCGGCAGGGCCAAGATGCTCGACTTCAGCTGA
- a CDS encoding V-type ATP synthase subunit F, which translates to MEFAVLGREEFVLGFRLAGVTRVYAVQPEGFEEAILSIIDDSSVGILAVDAKDLSRVSANTRRKALESISPVVIQVGGDEGDLREKVKSAIGVDLYKTERD; encoded by the coding sequence ATGGAGTTCGCGGTTCTGGGTCGTGAAGAGTTCGTGCTGGGTTTCCGCCTGGCAGGAGTTACTAGAGTTTACGCCGTGCAGCCGGAGGGGTTCGAAGAGGCCATCCTGTCGATCATAGACGACAGCTCCGTGGGCATTCTGGCGGTCGATGCGAAGGACCTGTCGAGAGTGTCGGCCAACACCCGCAGGAAGGCGCTGGAGAGCATCTCCCCGGTCGTCATCCAGGTAGGCGGCGACGAGGGCGACCTCAGGGAGAAAGTGAAGAGCGCTATTGGCGTTGATCTGTACAAGACCGAGAGGGATTAA
- a CDS encoding ATP synthase subunit B — MSIVSKEYRTISQIAGPLVFVEKTEPIGYQELATVTMPDGSQKRGQVLDTSETAVVIQVFEGTSGIERAAGVKFLGETMKMPVSKDMLGRILNGAGDPIDGGPAITPEQRLDINGAAINPWARAEPKEFIQTGISSIDGMNTLVRGQKLPIFSGSGLPHNDVALQIARQAKVRGSDEEFAVVFAAMGITAEEAQYFMADFERTGALKRAVVFMNLADDPAIERIVTPRLALTTAEYLAFELDMHVLVILTDITNYCEALRQIGAAREEVPGRRGYPGYMYTDLANLYERAGRIKGKKGSITQIPILTMPGDDITHPIPDLTGYITEGQIVASRDLLRAGIYPPINVGASLSRLMNAGIGPGLTREDHKAVSDQCYAAYAEGRDLRGLVAIVGKDALSERDRKFLDFADAFENKFVRQGKDEDRDIETTLEIAWELIAILPENQLSRIDRKYIEKYHPAHRKSE; from the coding sequence ATGAGCATCGTTTCCAAGGAGTACCGCACCATTTCGCAGATCGCCGGACCGCTGGTGTTCGTCGAGAAGACCGAGCCCATCGGCTACCAGGAGCTGGCCACCGTGACCATGCCCGACGGGTCCCAGAAGAGGGGCCAGGTGCTTGACACCTCCGAGACCGCCGTGGTCATCCAGGTGTTCGAGGGCACCTCGGGCATCGAGAGGGCCGCCGGGGTCAAGTTCCTCGGCGAGACCATGAAGATGCCGGTGTCCAAGGACATGCTGGGCAGGATCCTGAACGGTGCCGGCGACCCCATCGACGGCGGTCCCGCCATCACTCCCGAGCAGCGCCTTGACATCAACGGCGCGGCCATCAACCCGTGGGCCCGCGCGGAGCCGAAGGAGTTCATCCAGACCGGTATATCCTCCATTGACGGGATGAACACCCTGGTGCGTGGGCAGAAGCTGCCCATCTTCTCCGGGTCCGGCCTGCCGCACAACGACGTGGCCCTGCAGATCGCTCGTCAGGCCAAGGTGCGCGGCTCCGATGAGGAGTTCGCCGTGGTCTTCGCCGCCATGGGCATCACCGCCGAAGAGGCGCAGTACTTCATGGCCGACTTCGAGAGGACCGGCGCCCTGAAGCGCGCGGTGGTCTTCATGAACCTAGCCGACGACCCCGCCATCGAGAGGATCGTCACTCCGAGACTGGCGCTCACCACCGCCGAGTACCTCGCCTTCGAGCTGGACATGCACGTGCTGGTCATCCTGACCGACATCACCAACTACTGCGAGGCTCTGAGGCAGATCGGCGCCGCTCGTGAGGAAGTGCCCGGCCGCCGTGGCTATCCGGGGTACATGTACACCGACCTGGCCAACCTGTACGAGAGGGCCGGCCGTATCAAGGGAAAGAAGGGCTCCATCACCCAGATCCCCATCCTGACCATGCCGGGCGACGATATCACTCACCCCATTCCCGACCTCACAGGCTACATCACCGAGGGACAGATAGTGGCGTCGAGGGACCTCCTCCGCGCCGGCATCTACCCGCCCATCAACGTGGGCGCTTCCCTGTCCAGGCTGATGAACGCCGGTATCGGTCCCGGGCTGACCCGCGAGGACCACAAGGCCGTCTCGGACCAGTGCTACGCCGCCTACGCCGAAGGCCGTGACCTCAGGGGTCTCGTCGCCATCGTCGGGAAGGACGCTCTCTCGGAGAGGGACCGGAAGTTCCTGGACTTCGCCGATGCCTTCGAGAACAAGTTCGTGAGGCAGGGCAAGGACGAGGACAGGGATATCGAGACCACCCTTGAGATCGCGTGGGAGCTCATCGCCATCCTGCCGGAGAACCAGCTGTCCAGGATCGACAGGAAGTACATCGAGAAGTACCACCCCGCCCACAGAAAGAGTGAGTGA
- a CDS encoding V-type ATP synthase subunit A: MAKQGEIYRVAGPVVTATGISPKMYDVMQVGEEGLMGEVIKISGDKTIIQVYEETSGLRPGEKVIDTAQPLVAELGPGLLSSVYDGIQRPLPVLMKTMGDFITRGVSAPGLDHSKKWEFVPVAKKGDKVGPGAVLGTVKEFYMTHKIMVPSGVRGVVGDIRGGNYTIDEVVANVGGKDLTMLQKWPVRNGRPFGKKLLPDIPLITGQRVLDTMFPLPKGGTGAIPGAFGTGKTVTQQQLAKWSDAEIVVYIGCGERGNEMTEVLATFPELEDPQTGEPLMQRTVLIANTSNMPVAAREASVYTGMTIAEYYRDMGYNVSLMADSTSRWAEAMREISSRLEEMPGEEGFPAYLAARLSEFYERAGRTENLNGTTGSVSVVGAVSPPGGDVSEPVTQNTLRIVRVFWALDSKLRERRHFPAINWLTSYSLYTNNLDPWYKANVAEDFPALRQWAMEVLQREAELQEVVQLVGSDALPDEQKMTLEVARMIREIFLQQNAYHKVDTYCPMPRQYTYMKLIRHFADLSTKAVDSGASVDAIIALPVRNRLAKSKFEDNIDQELSAIIDEMDGQFENLGG, from the coding sequence ATGGCAAAGCAAGGAGAGATCTACAGAGTAGCCGGACCAGTGGTGACCGCGACCGGCATCTCCCCCAAAATGTATGATGTCATGCAGGTCGGGGAAGAGGGCCTGATGGGGGAGGTCATCAAGATCTCCGGCGACAAGACTATCATCCAGGTTTATGAAGAGACCTCGGGCCTGAGGCCCGGGGAGAAGGTCATCGATACCGCCCAGCCCCTGGTGGCCGAGCTCGGCCCCGGTTTGCTGAGCAGCGTGTACGACGGCATTCAGAGGCCCCTGCCGGTCTTGATGAAGACCATGGGCGACTTCATTACCAGGGGGGTCTCCGCTCCCGGTCTGGACCACAGCAAGAAGTGGGAGTTCGTCCCCGTGGCCAAGAAGGGCGACAAGGTGGGCCCCGGCGCCGTCCTCGGCACCGTGAAAGAGTTCTACATGACCCACAAGATCATGGTCCCCAGCGGCGTCCGCGGCGTCGTCGGCGACATCCGCGGCGGCAACTACACCATCGACGAAGTGGTGGCCAACGTCGGCGGCAAGGACCTCACCATGCTGCAGAAGTGGCCCGTCCGTAACGGCAGGCCCTTCGGCAAGAAGCTGCTTCCGGACATTCCTCTCATCACCGGCCAAAGGGTGCTGGACACCATGTTCCCCCTGCCCAAGGGCGGCACCGGCGCCATCCCCGGGGCCTTCGGGACCGGGAAGACCGTCACCCAGCAGCAGCTGGCCAAGTGGTCCGACGCCGAGATCGTCGTCTACATCGGATGCGGCGAGCGCGGCAACGAGATGACCGAGGTCCTGGCGACCTTCCCCGAGCTGGAGGATCCCCAGACCGGCGAGCCTCTCATGCAGAGGACCGTTCTCATCGCCAACACCTCCAACATGCCTGTGGCGGCCCGTGAGGCCTCCGTTTACACCGGCATGACCATCGCCGAGTACTACAGGGACATGGGCTACAACGTGTCCCTTATGGCTGACTCCACCTCCCGGTGGGCCGAGGCCATGAGGGAGATATCCTCCAGGCTTGAGGAGATGCCCGGCGAGGAAGGCTTCCCCGCCTACCTCGCCGCCAGGCTGTCCGAGTTCTACGAGAGGGCCGGCCGCACCGAGAACCTCAACGGCACCACCGGTTCCGTCTCCGTGGTGGGCGCGGTCTCCCCGCCCGGCGGCGACGTGTCCGAGCCCGTCACGCAGAACACCCTGCGTATCGTCAGGGTGTTCTGGGCCCTGGACTCCAAGCTCCGTGAGAGGAGGCACTTCCCTGCCATCAACTGGCTGACCTCCTACTCCCTGTACACCAACAACCTGGACCCCTGGTACAAGGCCAACGTGGCCGAGGACTTCCCCGCCCTGAGGCAGTGGGCCATGGAGGTCCTGCAGCGCGAGGCCGAGCTTCAGGAGGTCGTGCAACTAGTCGGGTCGGACGCCCTTCCGGACGAGCAGAAGATGACCCTGGAGGTGGCGAGGATGATCCGTGAGATCTTCCTGCAGCAGAACGCCTACCACAAGGTGGACACCTACTGCCCCATGCCCCGCCAGTACACCTACATGAAGCTGATAAGGCACTTCGCCGACCTTTCCACCAAGGCGGTCGACTCCGGCGCCTCCGTGGACGCCATCATCGCCCTCCCCGTCAGGAACAGGCTGGCCAAGTCCAAGTTCGAGGACAACATCGACCAGGAGCTGAGCGCCATCATCGACGAGATGGATGGCCAGTTCGAGAACCTGGGGGGTTAA